Proteins encoded together in one Lathyrus oleraceus cultivar Zhongwan6 chromosome 5, CAAS_Psat_ZW6_1.0, whole genome shotgun sequence window:
- the LOC127080769 gene encoding disease resistance protein RPM1, translated as MAEVAVSLVIDQLLPLLREEVNLFRGIHKEFADIKDELESIQAFLKDADKKSATTEGVKTWVKQVREAAFRIEDIIDEYMIQTILSRRRIASEIQDIKSYVQGIKERSERYGFQRSLEHGPSNSREIGNSKWHHPRLAALYMEESEVLGFEEPRKRLIDWMVKGRDERTVVSVVGMGGQGKTTLAKKVFDSKDLVRHFDSRVWITVSQSYNVEDLLREMLIKFSKEKGDGAPRDISQMDRGSLTEQVRNYLHQKRYIVVFDDVWSVHFWDDIQFAVIDNKKGSRIFITTRNQNVVVSCKISSFTEMLELQPLTQEQSLELFNKKAFKFDYDGCCPKELTAIANEIVQKCNGLPLAIVAIGGLLSTREKTGFEWHRFRENLSLELKKDANLIGIKEILGLSYDDLPYYLKSCLLYFAIYPEDYVVRSKTVIRHWIAEGFVKEERGKTLEEVAEGYLTELIHRNLVQVSSLRYDGKVKCCRVHDLIRDMILEINENLNFCKHISVDGQSNLSGIVRRLLVTTELRTGLDDLNLHIERLHVRSLFFFSNDQVSFMHFWRIPKKFRLLKVLDYEHVRLVHPPHEVGSLIHLKYLKLNYLTKIKLPKSIGMLQNLETLDARHAYTLQLPKEISKLRKLRHLIGYRISLIHLKKGIGEMTSLQTFRNVDLNMDGAAEVIKELGKLKQMRDLGLRNVHEEDGSILSSSINEMQHLEKLNVKSIGLDLISAPTMLRKLSLVGRLKKLPKLIPEHQNLVVLRLKKSYLSEDPIQSIKSLQHLLILSLSHFAYEGSHLHFEDGGFQKLKELYVEDLFHLRVIIIERGALPSLKKLQLLSLFNLKNLPKGILHLEKLDVLNAEQGIYTEDLSWITEHMPTVKINYYVT; from the exons ATGGCGGAAGTGGCTGTGTCATTAGTTATTGACCAACTACTACCGCTCTTAAGGGAAGAAGTCAACCTGTTTAGAGGTATTCACAAGGAGTTTGCTGATATTAAAGATGAACTTGAAAGTATTCAAGCGTTCCTTAAGGATGCTGATAAAAAATCTGCAACAACGGAAGGAGTCAAAACATGGGTGAAGCAAGTTAGAGAAGCAGCTTTTCGCATTGAAGATATCATTGATGAGTATATGATTCAG ACTATTCTCTCTCGGCGTCGAATAGCCTCTGAGATTCAAGACATTAAGTCATATGTTCAAGGGATCAAGGAAAGAAGTGAAAGATATGGCTTCCAACGTTCTCTTGAACATGGACCAAGCAATTCTAGGGAGATCGGGAATTCTAAATGGCATCACCCTCGATTGGCTGCTCTTTACATGGAAGAATCTGAAGTTCTGGGCTTTGAAGAGCCAAGGAAAAGATTGATTGATTGGATGGTAAAGGGAAGGGATGAGCGCACTGTAGTTTCTGTGGTAGGAATGGGAGGGCAAGGAAAAACCACTCTTGCTAAGAAAGTTTTTGACAGCAAGGATCTAGTCCGCCACTTCGATTCTCGTGTTTGGATCACAGTCTCTCAATCATATAATGTTGAAGACTTGTTGAGGGAGATGCTGATAAAGTTTTCCAAAGAAAAAGGAGACGGTGCTCCTAGGGATATTTCTCAAATGGATCGAGGGTCATTGACCGAACAAGTGCGAAACTACTTGCACCAAAAGAGGTACATCGTTGTGTTTGATGATGTTTGGAGTGTACATTTTTGGGATGATATTCAATTTGCTGTAATTGATAATAAAAAAGGAAGTAGGATATTTATCACAACTAGGAACCAAAATGTTGTGGTTTCTTGTAAAATATCTTCTTTCACTGAAATGCTTGAATTGCAACCTCTAACTCAAGAACAATCTCTAGAGCTGTTCAATAAGAAGGCATTCAAATTTGACTATGACGGGTGCTGTCCAAAAGAGCTTACTGCTATAGCCAATGAAATTGTTCAAAAATGTAATGGCTTACCACTAGCAATTGTTGCCATTGGTGGTCTTTTGTCTACAAGAGAGAAAACTGGGTTTGAGTGGCATAGATTTAGAGAAAACCTGAGTTTAGAGCTAAAGAAAGATGCAAATTTAATTGGGATAAAAGAAATTCTTGGTTTAAGCTATGATGATTTGCCTTATTATCTCAAGTCATGCTTGTTGTATTTTGCAATATATCCGGAAGATTATGTGGTTAGATCAAAGACTGTGATTCGTCATTGGATAGCGGAAGGGTTTGTGAAGGAGGAAAGGGGGAAGACATTGGAAGAAGTAGCAGAAGGATATTTGACAGAGCTAATCCATAGAAACTTGGTGCAAGTATCCTCGCTTAGATATGATGGTAAGGTTAAATGCTGTCGTGTTCATGATCTAATACGCGATATGATTCTTGAAATCAATGAGAATTTAAATTTTTGCAAGCATATTAGTGTTGATGGACAATCAAACTTAAGTGGAATTGTTCGACGCTTGTTAGTAACTACCGAATTAAGAACGGGTCTTGATGATTTAAATTTGCATATTGAAAGGTTGCATGTTCGGTCATTGTTTTTTTTTAGCAATGATCAAGTAAGTTTCATGCATTTTTGGAGAATCCCTAAGAAATTCAGGTTATTGAAGGTTCTTGATTATGAACATGTGCGATTAGTCCATCCTCCTCATGAGGTTGGAAGTTTGATCCATTTGAAGTATTTAAAGCTCAATTATTTAACAAAAATTAAACTTCCAAAATCCATTGGCATGCTCCAGAACCTAGAGACCTTAGATGCAAGACATGCATATACCCTTCAGTTGCCGAAAGAGATTAGCAAGCTTAGAAAGCTAAGACATCTTATTGGCTACCGAATATCTTTAATTCATTTAAAGAAAGGTATTGGAGAGATGACATCCCTACAAACGTTTCGTAATGTTGATTTAAATATGGATGGAGCTGCAGAGGTAATAAAAGAGTTAGGAAAGCTGAAACAGATGAGGGATTTGGGGTTGCGTAATGTTCATGAGGAAGATGGAAGCATTCTGTCTTCTTCAATCAATGAAATGCAACACTTGGAGAAACTAAATGTTAAATCCATTGGTTTGGATTTGATTTCTGCACCAACTATGCTTCGAAAACTTTCACTTGTTGGGAGGTTAAAGAAGTTGCCAAAGTTGATTCCAGAGCATCAGAATCTTGTTGTGTTGAGGTTAAAGAAGTCCTATTTATCCGAAGATCCAATACAATCAATAAAAAGTTTGCAGCACTTGTTGATCCTCTCACTTAGCCACTTTGCTTATGAAGGTTCACATTTGCATTTTGAAGATGGAGGGTTTCAGAAACTAAAGGAACTGTATGTTGAGGATTTGTTTCATTTGAGAGTTATTATTATTGAAAGAGGAGCTCTTCCTTCTCTGAAAAAGCTTCAGTTACTCTCGCTCTTCAATCTCAAGAATTTACCCAAAGGAATCCTACACCTAGAAAAGCTTGACGTTCTGAATGCTGAGCAGGGCATTTATACTGAGGATTTGAGTTGGATCACGGAGCATATGCCGACTGTTAAAATAAATTATTATGTTACTTAA